Proteins from a single region of Diaphorobacter limosus:
- a CDS encoding LysR family transcriptional regulator: protein MRLDLRALRSFVAVASAGSISSAAQSLHIAQPALSVQIKQLEEQLGAALFDRHPRGVVPTAVGERLLGHAVEILRRVDVAYDDVRQAVDQPSGRVAIALPQSVANFVTVPLVQAVVRQWPLIQLQMVELSSGYIPQQLLHGLVDIGITFGVEDDARMRFTHVLQEDLVFITTAQQLAQYQGASAGGTAHVALPDVARFPLVLPTTTQSLRRVLDAYMVKAGVAPRIVVEVNTIHEILALVAAGMGSTILSFAAVSDLLAAGQLLALPIARPAMSRSIYTCRSATLPMSIAATKVHEQLLATITALASSRRWPQATVMLDRPPGDGSAGPPG, encoded by the coding sequence ATGCGCCTTGACCTTCGCGCCTTGCGCAGCTTCGTCGCGGTCGCCTCGGCCGGCTCGATTTCATCGGCGGCACAGAGCCTGCACATCGCCCAGCCCGCACTGAGCGTGCAGATCAAGCAGCTGGAGGAGCAGTTGGGCGCGGCGTTGTTCGACCGGCACCCGCGCGGCGTGGTGCCGACGGCCGTCGGCGAGCGCCTGCTGGGCCATGCGGTGGAAATACTGCGGCGCGTGGACGTGGCCTACGACGACGTGCGCCAAGCGGTGGACCAGCCCAGCGGCCGGGTGGCGATTGCGCTGCCGCAATCGGTGGCCAATTTCGTCACCGTGCCGCTGGTGCAGGCGGTAGTGCGCCAGTGGCCCCTGATCCAGCTGCAGATGGTGGAGCTGAGCTCGGGCTATATCCCGCAGCAGCTGCTGCACGGCCTGGTCGACATCGGCATCACCTTTGGCGTCGAGGACGACGCGCGCATGCGCTTCACGCATGTGCTGCAGGAGGATCTGGTGTTCATCACCACGGCCCAGCAGCTGGCGCAGTACCAGGGCGCCTCGGCCGGTGGCACCGCCCACGTGGCCTTACCCGACGTGGCGCGCTTTCCCCTGGTACTGCCGACGACGACGCAAAGCCTGCGCCGCGTGCTCGACGCCTATATGGTCAAGGCCGGCGTTGCGCCGCGCATCGTGGTCGAGGTCAACACCATCCACGAGATCCTGGCCCTGGTGGCCGCCGGCATGGGATCGACGATTCTGTCGTTTGCCGCCGTCAGCGACCTGCTGGCCGCCGGGCAGTTGCTGGCCCTGCCCATAGCCCGCCCGGCGATGTCCCGCTCCATCTACACCTGCCGCTCGGCCACCCTGCCAATGTCGATCGCGGCAACCAAGGTGCACGAGCAATTGCTCGCCACCATCACCGCGCTGGCGTCCAGCCGCCGCTGGCCGCAGGCCACGGTGATGCTGGACCGCCCACCAGGCGATGGCAGCGCCGGGCCACCGGGCTGA
- a CDS encoding CaiB/BaiF CoA-transferase family protein, with amino-acid sequence MQPLKGLKVVDLTKVLAGPLCGQYLGEYGADVIKVETVGGDDTRRWLPQVQGESAIFVAVNHNKRSIAVDLKTQQGRDIVHRLVKDADIVLQGFGGGTAKKLGVDYETLCALNDRLIYCEISGFGRNGPLGNAPGYDVMLQAFSGMLSTMGQPEGDYARASFSPVDIGTAMNTLSGVLAAVIERGRTGKGLYLEVSLLDTALGFMTYMAQSYWQSGVNPRPMGTAHPSMVPYQAFEAQDGAIMLGAGNDAQWQRFCAVAGLQDWVAHPDFATNALRVANHAKVVALLQPVMKSRTAAHWLTALEQANVPCSPIHTLGQALAHPQVQARAIIAQTEHPVLGPVQNIGHPVQFAHQPRAASRPAPLLGEHTQEILRQLGYGAQQIADLEQQGVVAAASH; translated from the coding sequence ATGCAGCCATTGAAAGGCCTGAAGGTCGTCGATCTGACCAAAGTGCTGGCCGGACCGCTGTGCGGCCAGTACCTGGGCGAGTACGGCGCCGATGTGATCAAGGTGGAGACGGTGGGGGGCGACGACACGCGCCGCTGGCTGCCGCAGGTCCAGGGGGAATCGGCGATTTTTGTCGCCGTCAACCACAACAAGCGCAGCATCGCGGTCGACCTGAAGACGCAGCAGGGCAGGGACATCGTCCACCGCCTGGTCAAGGATGCCGACATCGTGCTGCAGGGCTTTGGCGGCGGCACGGCGAAAAAGCTGGGGGTGGACTACGAGACTTTGTGCGCACTGAATGACAGGCTGATTTACTGCGAAATCTCGGGTTTCGGGCGCAACGGCCCCCTGGGCAACGCCCCCGGCTACGACGTGATGCTGCAGGCCTTCAGCGGCATGCTCAGCACCATGGGCCAGCCCGAGGGAGACTATGCGCGCGCCAGCTTTTCGCCGGTCGATATCGGCACGGCGATGAACACGCTCAGCGGGGTGCTGGCGGCGGTGATCGAGCGCGGGCGCACCGGCAAGGGCCTGTACCTGGAGGTGTCGCTGCTCGACACCGCCCTGGGCTTCATGACCTATATGGCGCAAAGCTATTGGCAAAGTGGCGTCAACCCCCGGCCCATGGGCACGGCCCATCCGTCGATGGTGCCCTACCAGGCGTTCGAGGCCCAGGACGGCGCCATCATGCTGGGGGCGGGCAACGACGCGCAGTGGCAGCGCTTTTGCGCCGTGGCGGGGCTGCAGGACTGGGTGGCGCACCCGGACTTCGCCACCAACGCCCTGCGCGTGGCCAACCACGCGAAGGTGGTGGCGCTGCTCCAGCCCGTGATGAAGAGCAGGACGGCGGCGCATTGGCTGACCGCCCTGGAGCAGGCCAATGTTCCCTGCTCGCCCATCCATACGCTGGGCCAGGCCCTGGCGCACCCGCAGGTGCAGGCGCGCGCCATCATCGCGCAGACCGAGCATCCGGTGCTCGGGCCGGTGCAAAACATCGGCCACCCGGTGCAGTTCGCGCACCAGCCCCGGGCGGCCTCGCGCCCCGCGCCGTTGCTGGGCGAGCACACGCAGGAAATCCTGCGGCAGCTGGGC
- a CDS encoding carboxymuconolactone decarboxylase family protein, giving the protein MARIPYADCTSAAARPLADRIAAERGSVLHLYQMLLHSAPVAEGWLGYLTAIRQKSSLPGDLRELVIMRVAQLNHAPYEADQHAPIALREGVSQAKLDALPHWQDCPLFDARERAVLAYTDAMTRQVQVSDEVFAFVAAHFEPRRLVELTATVAAYNMVSRFLEALQIHSHDAR; this is encoded by the coding sequence ATGGCCCGTATCCCCTACGCCGACTGCACCAGCGCCGCCGCGCGCCCGCTGGCCGACCGTATCGCCGCCGAGCGCGGCAGTGTCCTGCACCTCTACCAGATGCTGCTGCATAGCGCGCCGGTGGCCGAGGGCTGGCTCGGCTACCTCACGGCCATACGCCAGAAGTCCAGCCTGCCGGGCGACCTGCGCGAACTGGTCATCATGCGCGTGGCGCAGCTCAACCACGCACCCTACGAGGCCGACCAGCACGCGCCCATCGCGCTGCGTGAAGGCGTTTCGCAGGCCAAGCTGGACGCGCTGCCCCACTGGCAGGACTGCCCGCTGTTCGATGCGCGCGAGCGCGCCGTGCTGGCCTACACCGACGCGATGACGCGGCAGGTGCAGGTGAGCGACGAGGTCTTCGCCTTTGTCGCCGCGCATTTCGAGCCGCGGCGCCTGGTGGAGCTGACGGCCACGGTGGCGGCCTACAACATGGTTTCGCGCTTCCTGGAGGCGCTGCAGATCCATTCGCACGACGCCCGTTGA
- a CDS encoding tripartite tricarboxylate transporter substrate binding protein: MHQVTRRVLLAAALAAALPLQAMAQSGAGKITTLVVPFAAGGPTDFMARLLAQPLGRELGTQVIIENRPGASGNIGTKQVMTTKPDGLTLVHTTIAMQAINPLMYPDQDFNPARDLVPVGITGALPNVLVVHPSSGIKTLAELVAKGKAKNAQLNFATFGPGSSPHFYGTLFQKATQVAAEPIAYKGSGDAAKDMLAGRIDYMFDSMTTAIANVKAEKLVALAITSPQRSPLLPDVPTLKELGYGAADVNFWLTLQVPAKTPPEMVAALRQAVSKAVQDPEYKHNVAARGVENLYVAPERLDAFFVSETKKWRDTALSIGIKPE, encoded by the coding sequence ATGCATCAGGTGACGCGCAGGGTGTTGTTGGCGGCGGCTCTGGCCGCAGCCCTGCCTTTGCAGGCGATGGCGCAATCGGGCGCAGGAAAAATAACGACGCTGGTCGTGCCCTTTGCCGCGGGCGGGCCGACGGACTTCATGGCCCGCCTGCTGGCCCAGCCGCTGGGGCGCGAGTTGGGGACGCAGGTCATCATCGAGAACCGCCCGGGCGCCAGCGGCAATATCGGCACCAAGCAGGTCATGACCACCAAGCCGGACGGCCTGACCCTGGTGCACACGACCATCGCCATGCAGGCCATCAACCCGCTGATGTACCCGGACCAGGACTTCAACCCCGCGCGCGACCTGGTACCCGTGGGCATCACCGGCGCCCTGCCGAATGTGCTGGTGGTTCACCCATCGTCGGGCATCAAGACCCTTGCCGAGCTGGTCGCCAAGGGCAAGGCAAAGAATGCACAGCTGAATTTTGCGACCTTTGGGCCGGGCAGCTCGCCGCATTTTTACGGCACTCTGTTTCAGAAAGCCACCCAGGTTGCCGCCGAGCCCATTGCCTACAAGGGCAGCGGGGACGCGGCCAAGGACATGCTGGCCGGGCGGATCGACTACATGTTTGACAGCATGACGACGGCGATAGCCAACGTGAAGGCCGAGAAGTTGGTGGCGCTGGCCATCACCTCGCCCCAGCGTTCGCCGCTGCTGCCCGACGTGCCCACGCTCAAGGAACTGGGCTATGGCGCGGCCGACGTGAACTTCTGGCTGACGCTGCAGGTGCCGGCCAAGACACCGCCCGAGATGGTGGCCGCGCTGCGCCAGGCCGTCTCCAAGGCGGTGCAGGATCCCGAGTACAAGCACAACGTGGCGGCGCGCGGTGTCGAAAACCTGTACGTGGCGCCCGAGCGGCTCGATGCCTTCTTCGTCAGCGAGACGAAAAAGTGGCGTGACACCGCGCTGTCCATAGGCATCAAGCCCGAATAA